A genomic window from Vibrio echinoideorum includes:
- a CDS encoding DUF7659 family protein, with product MKYLSHYIQDKQTQAFNDAGAFFAFSNQQFDEAKKDSVKYASLGMGLICPVDNAKQLMTRLDSIAQEGIAEDIKENGKKAIIRRELFNHECFYTNDICDCVEKLEGYGITYDEIYEVFNHIRKTEDVY from the coding sequence ATGAAATATCTCTCACACTATATTCAAGACAAACAAACTCAGGCTTTTAATGATGCTGGGGCGTTCTTTGCTTTTTCTAATCAACAGTTCGATGAGGCAAAAAAAGATAGCGTGAAATACGCATCACTAGGCATGGGGTTAATTTGCCCAGTTGATAATGCCAAGCAATTAATGACTCGTTTAGATTCCATCGCTCAAGAAGGGATCGCCGAAGATATCAAAGAGAACGGGAAAAAGGCGATCATTCGTCGTGAGTTATTTAATCACGAATGTTTCTACACCAATGATATTTGTGATTGTGTGGAAAAGCTCGAAGGGTATGGCATCACTTACGATGAAATTTATGAAGTGTTTAATCATATTCGTAAAACGGAAGACGTTTATTAG
- a CDS encoding lytic transglycosylase domain-containing protein: protein MKPLLYLSLLSPCFSWAFCFDEAGRFYNVDPQLLKSIATVESSLKPNAYNENKNRVGEVVSRDFGLMQINSHWFDRLSEFNVNETNIYNPCFNVHLGAWVLSSNFSSHGYNWNSVGAYNAGFSKRTENARKIYIQKVQSVYFKMNVQ, encoded by the coding sequence ATGAAACCATTACTTTATCTTTCGTTGTTATCGCCGTGTTTCAGTTGGGCTTTTTGCTTTGATGAGGCAGGGCGATTTTATAATGTCGATCCACAGCTTTTAAAATCCATCGCCACGGTAGAGAGCAGCTTAAAACCGAACGCGTACAATGAAAATAAAAATAGAGTCGGTGAGGTGGTTAGTCGTGACTTTGGATTGATGCAAATTAATTCCCATTGGTTTGATCGACTATCCGAATTTAATGTGAATGAAACAAATATCTATAATCCTTGCTTTAATGTTCATCTTGGCGCGTGGGTATTAAGTTCTAATTTTTCTAGTCATGGTTATAACTGGAACAGCGTCGGCGCGTATAATGCGGGTTTTTCCAAACGCACTGAGAACGCCAGGAAAATATACATCCAAAAAGTCCAATCGGTTTATTTTAAGATGAACGTTCAATAA